The following proteins are co-located in the Desulfoscipio sp. XC116 genome:
- a CDS encoding alpha/beta-type small acid-soluble spore protein, which yields MAQGQKSNRKLIPQASQAMEQFKWETAGELGVQVPQGGYMGDLPSRVNGAIGGNMVKKMIAAYEQSLAQGQQPATPQVTNQTPTP from the coding sequence ATGGCACAAGGTCAAAAAAGCAACAGAAAATTAATACCGCAAGCTTCCCAGGCTATGGAACAATTTAAATGGGAAACTGCCGGTGAGCTGGGGGTACAGGTTCCCCAGGGCGGGTATATGGGTGATCTTCCCTCCCGGGTAAACGGAGCTATCGGCGGCAACATGGTAAAGAAAATGATTGCCGCTTATGAGCAGAGTTTGGCTCAGGGTCAGCAGCCCGCTACTCCGCAGGTTACCAATCAGACTCCTACTCCCTAA
- the recG gene encoding ATP-dependent DNA helicase RecG → MFDGDPYLTQVKYVRMIGPRRAGQLARLGLYTVHELLYHFPREYVDRSRLISPFERHSGDIVTVVGRVISCQHNQPRKGLTVTKAAMECARGVFYAVWFNQLHIKKLLKPGTRVYISGKLNKGFGHFEVQVQDYEIITGDGESLHAGRIVPVYPSTGGVTQRMMRTFVHAALEQWHQGYREFLPRRVMDEEGLMALPEALKQVHFPDSHALAEQARRRFIFEELFLFQLQLALLRRNIVRMQKGHSYEPVSELTRKYIAGLGFMLTAAQRRVVGEIMADMDGPHPMNRLLQGDVGSGKTVVAVLMLLRAVESGLQGALMAPTEVLAEQHYLSLTRSLVPLGVRVAFLSGGVPAKERRALLEQIAAGEISIIVGTQALLQKDVEFKKLAVAVIDEQHRFGVRQRGNLPQKGVHPDLLIMTATPIPRTLSMTVYGDLDMSVIDALPPGRQPVRTYYVAPEELSRVFKFAARQVAEGRQAYVVCPLVEESEKLDLQAAVDLHRQLAAGELHECRVALLHGRMKRSDKELVMEQFRSGNLDVLVSTTVIEVGVDVPNASVMVIVDADRFGLAQLHQLRGRVGRGDSQAHCILSARLRSREAAERIKAMKASQDGFYLAERDLQIRGPGDMAGVRQSGMPEFRLANIIRDRDLLGTARRWAKALIGDDPELRAGEYHLLRLALERYNKEGSGYHHIG, encoded by the coding sequence TCCCCAGAGAATACGTGGATCGAAGCCGGCTGATTTCTCCTTTTGAACGGCACTCCGGGGATATAGTAACTGTGGTGGGCCGGGTGATAAGCTGTCAACATAATCAACCCCGTAAAGGACTGACTGTTACCAAGGCGGCAATGGAATGTGCCCGGGGAGTTTTTTACGCAGTGTGGTTTAACCAATTACATATCAAAAAGCTATTAAAACCGGGTACCCGTGTGTACATAAGTGGAAAGCTGAACAAAGGATTCGGTCATTTCGAGGTGCAGGTGCAGGATTACGAAATAATCACCGGCGACGGCGAATCGTTGCATGCCGGGCGAATTGTCCCGGTATACCCGTCTACCGGCGGCGTTACCCAGCGGATGATGCGCACTTTTGTGCATGCGGCCCTGGAACAGTGGCACCAAGGCTACCGGGAGTTTTTGCCTCGCCGGGTGATGGATGAGGAAGGTTTAATGGCCTTGCCCGAGGCGCTGAAACAGGTGCATTTTCCGGACAGTCATGCCTTGGCCGAACAGGCCAGGCGGCGCTTCATTTTTGAAGAATTATTCTTATTTCAACTGCAATTAGCTTTGCTGCGCCGCAATATAGTACGTATGCAAAAGGGACATAGTTATGAACCGGTAAGCGAGCTGACTCGAAAATATATTGCCGGCCTTGGCTTTATGCTTACCGCCGCCCAAAGACGGGTGGTGGGTGAGATTATGGCGGATATGGATGGACCTCATCCCATGAACAGGCTGCTGCAGGGTGATGTGGGTTCCGGCAAAACGGTGGTAGCGGTGTTGATGCTGCTGCGGGCGGTGGAAAGCGGTCTGCAGGGGGCTCTTATGGCACCCACTGAGGTGTTGGCTGAACAACATTACTTGTCGCTGACACGTTCATTGGTTCCATTGGGTGTGCGGGTGGCTTTCTTAAGCGGTGGCGTACCGGCGAAGGAACGCCGGGCGCTGCTGGAGCAAATTGCCGCTGGAGAAATATCCATTATTGTGGGCACTCAGGCACTGCTGCAGAAAGATGTAGAGTTTAAAAAACTGGCCGTGGCGGTAATCGACGAGCAGCATCGCTTTGGCGTGAGGCAGCGGGGAAATTTACCCCAAAAAGGCGTGCATCCCGATTTATTGATTATGACGGCTACGCCCATACCGCGAACCCTATCCATGACGGTTTATGGCGATTTGGATATGTCGGTGATTGATGCCCTGCCTCCCGGCAGGCAACCCGTGCGTACTTATTATGTAGCTCCGGAGGAATTGTCCAGGGTGTTTAAATTCGCAGCCCGCCAGGTGGCCGAAGGCCGCCAGGCCTATGTGGTATGCCCGCTGGTGGAAGAATCGGAAAAACTGGATCTGCAGGCGGCGGTGGATTTACACCGGCAATTGGCCGCAGGTGAGCTGCATGAATGCCGGGTGGCTTTGCTGCACGGCCGCATGAAAAGATCTGACAAGGAGCTGGTAATGGAGCAATTTCGGTCCGGAAATTTGGATGTGCTGGTCAGCACAACCGTAATTGAAGTAGGAGTGGATGTGCCCAATGCCAGTGTGATGGTCATCGTGGATGCCGACCGGTTTGGTTTGGCGCAGCTGCATCAGTTAAGAGGACGAGTGGGCCGGGGCGATAGCCAGGCGCACTGTATTTTGTCGGCCAGGCTGCGTTCCCGGGAGGCGGCGGAGCGCATTAAAGCTATGAAGGCCAGCCAGGACGGGTTTTATTTGGCGGAAAGAGATCTGCAAATCCGGGGACCGGGTGATATGGCCGGTGTCAGACAGTCCGGCATGCCTGAATTCAGGCTGGCGAATATAATAAGGGACCGGGATTTATTGGGGACAGCCCGCCGCTGGGCGAAAGCTTTAATCGGTGACGATCCTGAACTGCGGGCCGGTGAGTATCATTTGCTTAGACTTGCCCTGGAACGCTATAACAAAGAGGGCAGCGGTTATCATCATATAGGCTGA